CTCGGTTCAGCAATATCAGAAAGCCGAGCGTCAGGATCTTGCAGATCAGGAATTGTTTGAAATCGGCATTCTAGAAAATTATCTTCCAAAACAACTTTCCGAATCTGAACTTGATGAAATTATCAGCAAAACTGTTTCTGCTGTTGGAGCTGCAAACATGGCTGATATGGGCAAAGTGATGGGGCAACTAAAGCCACAACTTGCCGGCAAAGCTGACATGTCAATTGTCAGCCAAAAAATCAAAGCATTACTGCAATAGTTTCTTTCTCTTTTTTTCGCACAAGGATGTGTGATAACATAAATCATTTAGGCTAAAATTAAATGGCTGGCATCCCTACAGAGTTTATCAATCAGGTTTTAGATAGAATTGATATTATTGATGTCATCGCCC
Above is a genomic segment from Gammaproteobacteria bacterium containing:
- a CDS encoding GatB/YqeY domain-containing protein, whose translation is MSLKTTILDDMKLAMREKDKQKVSALRLLTAAIKQVEVDERKELTDSDIISIVTKMIKQRKDSVQQYQKAERQDLADQELFEIGILENYLPKQLSESELDEIISKTVSAVGAANMADMGKVMGQLKPQLAGKADMSIVSQKIKALLQ